In a single window of the Bacteroidota bacterium genome:
- the rplR gene encoding 50S ribosomal protein L18 — protein MAITKEQRRKRIQMRIRKRLSGTTASPRLSVFRSNKDIYVQIIDDTKGVTLVAASSREKAIAGQKVNKIDQAKLVGNAIAQKAIAAGITTIVFDRGGYLYHGRVKALAEAAREGGLQF, from the coding sequence ATGGCAATTACAAAAGAACAACGCCGCAAACGCATCCAGATGCGCATCCGCAAGCGCCTGTCGGGCACGACAGCCTCGCCGCGTCTGAGCGTATTCCGCAGCAACAAGGATATCTACGTTCAAATCATCGACGATACCAAAGGTGTTACCCTTGTAGCCGCATCATCTCGCGAGAAAGCGATCGCCGGCCAGAAAGTAAACAAAATCGATCAGGCCAAGCTGGTGGGCAATGCAATTGCCCAGAAAGCTATCGCAGCCGGTATCACTACCATCGTATTCGACCGCGGTGGTTACCTGTACCATGGCCGAGTGAAAGCACTCGCCGAGGCAGCACGCGAAGGAGGTCTTCAATTCTAA
- the rplF gene encoding 50S ribosomal protein L6, with product MSRIGKLPITLPQGVTVTVSDKNLITVKGPKGELKRSIDPDMQVSVDAGVLTVVRPTEQKRHKALHGLYRALIQNMVTGVSAGYKTEQELVGVGYRAAIKGQQLELTLGYSHNIIFELPEEVKATTTAEKGQNPKIILECNDNELLGMVAAKIRSLRKPEPYKGKGIKFTGEILRRKAGKSAGK from the coding sequence ATGTCACGAATTGGTAAACTTCCGATTACACTGCCCCAGGGCGTTACCGTTACGGTTAGCGACAAAAACCTTATCACAGTAAAAGGTCCCAAAGGCGAGCTTAAGCGCTCAATCGATCCCGATATGCAGGTTTCTGTTGATGCAGGCGTTCTCACCGTAGTACGTCCCACCGAACAGAAACGTCACAAAGCCCTTCACGGTCTTTACCGTGCCCTGATTCAGAACATGGTTACCGGTGTATCTGCCGGTTACAAAACTGAGCAGGAACTGGTAGGTGTAGGTTACCGTGCGGCCATCAAAGGTCAGCAGCTGGAGCTTACCCTGGGCTACTCGCACAACATCATCTTCGAACTTCCCGAAGAAGTGAAAGCCACCACCACTGCTGAAAAAGGTCAGAACCCGAAAATCATTCTCGAATGCAACGACAACGAGTTGCTGGGTATGGTAGCGGCCAAGATCCGTTCACTCCGTAAGCCGGAGCCGTACAAAGGCAAGGGTATCAAGTTCACCGGCGAAATACTGCGCCGCAAAGCAGGTAAATCAGCCGGTAAATAA
- the rpsH gene encoding 30S ribosomal protein S8, with amino-acid sequence MTDTISDYLTRVRNAIKANHRVVEIPASNTKKAITKILFEKGYILNYKFDETANKQGVIKIALKYHPVTKQPAIRGLVRVSKPGLRQYAGVSEVPRVMNGLGVAILSTSKGLMTDKEARKDNVGGEVLCFVY; translated from the coding sequence ATGACTGATACAATCTCTGATTACCTCACCCGTGTGAGGAACGCCATCAAGGCAAATCACCGTGTTGTGGAAATTCCCGCTTCCAACACGAAGAAGGCGATCACCAAGATCCTCTTCGAGAAAGGTTACATTCTCAACTATAAGTTTGATGAAACTGCAAACAAGCAGGGTGTAATCAAAATTGCTCTCAAGTATCATCCCGTTACCAAACAGCCCGCTATCCGCGGTCTCGTTCGTGTTTCTAAACCGGGTCTTCGTCAGTACGCAGGCGTTTCTGAAGTGCCCCGCGTAATGAACGGACTCGGCGTGGCTATTTTGTCAACTTCCAAAGGTCTGATGACCGACAAAGAAGCCCGTAAAGACAATGTAGGTGGCGAAGTTCTTTGTTTTGTTTACTAA
- the rpsN gene encoding 30S ribosomal protein S14: MAKESMKAREVKRQKLVDKYAEKREQLKKEGNWTELQKLPRNSSPVRLRNRCKVTGRPRGYNRQFGLCRNQLREMALAGKIPGVTKSSW; encoded by the coding sequence ATGGCTAAAGAATCAATGAAGGCGCGCGAAGTAAAGCGCCAAAAGCTGGTAGATAAGTACGCTGAAAAGCGCGAACAGCTTAAGAAAGAAGGCAATTGGACTGAACTCCAGAAGCTGCCCCGTAACTCTTCACCGGTGCGTTTGCGCAACCGTTGTAAAGTTACCGGCCGCCCCCGCGGTTACAACCGTCAGTTCGGTCTCTGCCGTAACCAACTGCGTGAAATGGCTCTCGCCGGAAAAATCCCCGGTGTAACCAAATCAAGCTGGTAA
- the rplE gene encoding 50S ribosomal protein L5, with translation MATSTYNPRMKALYREQAVPALQKRFNYKSPMQVPRLEKICLNQGIGDAVADKKLIEGALKEMATITGQKPVSTISRKDISNFKLRKGVAIGVKVTLRGDRMWEFLDRLVSTALPRIRDFRGINEKGFDGKGNYTLGVTEQIIFPEIDIDKVAKIMGMDITFVTSANTDEEAKALLSEFGLPFKNQKK, from the coding sequence ATGGCTACCTCGACCTACAATCCGCGCATGAAGGCGCTTTACCGTGAGCAGGCTGTGCCCGCGCTCCAGAAGCGTTTCAACTACAAAAGCCCTATGCAGGTTCCCCGTCTGGAGAAAATCTGCCTCAATCAGGGTATCGGCGATGCGGTTGCTGATAAAAAGCTCATTGAAGGTGCGCTGAAAGAAATGGCTACCATCACCGGCCAGAAGCCTGTGTCAACCATTTCCCGTAAAGACATCTCAAACTTCAAACTCCGTAAAGGCGTAGCCATCGGTGTGAAAGTAACCCTGCGCGGCGACCGCATGTGGGAGTTCCTCGATCGTCTGGTTTCTACTGCACTTCCCCGTATCCGCGATTTCCGCGGTATCAACGAGAAAGGCTTCGACGGAAAAGGAAATTACACCCTGGGTGTGACCGAACAGATCATTTTCCCTGAGATCGATATTGACAAAGTAGCCAAGATCATGGGTATGGACATTACCTTCGTTACATCGGCCAATACCGATGAGGAAGCTAAGGCTTTGCTCTCAGAATTTGGTTTACCGTTCAAAAATCAGAAAAAATAA
- the rplX gene encoding 50S ribosomal protein L24 — MAKLKIKKGDTVLVISGEHKSSKERYKVLSVNTDTHRVTLEGVTVKKHTKPTSKYPNGGIVDVPATIHISNLMLVDGSGNATRVGRRVDEKTGKIERFSKKSKEAIK, encoded by the coding sequence ATGGCAAAGCTGAAAATTAAAAAAGGCGACACTGTTCTGGTGATCTCTGGCGAGCACAAGAGCAGCAAAGAACGCTACAAAGTGCTGTCAGTAAATACCGACACGCACCGCGTTACCCTCGAAGGTGTGACTGTGAAGAAACACACCAAGCCCACCTCGAAATATCCGAATGGTGGTATCGTGGACGTTCCCGCAACGATCCATATCTCGAACCTGATGCTCGTTGACGGCTCAGGCAACGCTACCCGCGTAGGCCGCCGTGTTGATGAGAAGACCGGTAAAATCGAACGTTTTTCCAAAAAATCGAAGGAGGCAATCAAGTAA
- the rplN gene encoding 50S ribosomal protein L14, with the protein MIQQESRLTVADNSGAKEVLCIRVLGGTKKRYASIGDKIVVTVKHALPSGNVKKGTVSKAVVVRTKKEISRADGSYIRFDDNACVLLNAQDELRGTRIFGPVARELRDTNYTKIISLAPEVL; encoded by the coding sequence ATGATCCAACAGGAATCCCGGCTTACAGTAGCCGACAACAGCGGAGCAAAAGAAGTACTCTGCATCCGTGTACTCGGAGGCACCAAGAAGCGTTATGCTTCTATCGGCGATAAAATTGTGGTAACCGTTAAGCACGCCCTGCCCTCCGGCAACGTGAAAAAAGGTACCGTATCGAAAGCCGTTGTGGTACGCACCAAAAAAGAAATCAGCCGTGCAGATGGCTCGTACATCCGTTTCGATGACAATGCCTGCGTACTGCTTAACGCTCAGGACGAACTCCGTGGCACCCGTATCTTCGGACCGGTAGCCCGCGAACTGCGCGATACCAATTACACCAAGATCATTTCACTTGCACCTGAAGTGCTCTAA
- the rpsQ gene encoding 30S ribosomal protein S17 — MEQTITRNLRKEKTGTVISNKMQKSIVVAVERKVKHPKYGKFMKKTSTFTAHDEKNECNIGDVVRIQETRPLSKTKCWRLVEIVERAK; from the coding sequence ATGGAACAAACCATTACCCGGAACCTCCGCAAAGAGAAAACCGGCACAGTGATCAGCAATAAGATGCAGAAATCCATCGTGGTTGCTGTGGAGCGCAAGGTGAAACACCCGAAATACGGGAAATTCATGAAGAAGACATCCACCTTCACCGCACACGACGAAAAGAACGAGTGCAACATCGGTGATGTTGTTCGCATCCAGGAAACCCGTCCGCTGAGTAAGACCAAATGCTGGCGCTTAGTGGAAATTGTAGAGCGGGCCAAGTAA
- the rpmC gene encoding 50S ribosomal protein L29, whose amino-acid sequence MKQKDIAQLSVAELREHLAQEQGQLSKMKLNHMVSPIENPMKIRATRRTIARLQTEISKRNANTATK is encoded by the coding sequence ATGAAACAGAAAGATATCGCCCAATTGTCAGTGGCAGAGCTTCGTGAGCACCTCGCCCAGGAACAGGGTCAGCTCTCAAAGATGAAGCTCAATCATATGGTGTCTCCCATCGAGAACCCAATGAAAATCCGTGCCACACGCCGCACCATTGCCCGCCTGCAGACTGAAATCAGCAAGCGCAATGCAAACACAGCAACCAAGTAA
- the rplP gene encoding 50S ribosomal protein L16, with protein sequence MLQPKRTKFRKQHKMKVKGNATRGNQLAFGSFAIKSLEECWLTAKQIEAARVAMTRYLKREGQVWIRVFPDKPITRKPAEVRMGKGKGAPEFWVAVVKPGSVLFEAEGVPLETAKEALRLAAQKLPVTTKFIVRADYSPDNA encoded by the coding sequence ATGTTACAGCCGAAACGGACGAAATTCCGGAAGCAACATAAGATGAAAGTGAAGGGCAATGCCACCCGTGGCAACCAGCTCGCTTTCGGATCATTCGCCATCAAATCGCTCGAAGAATGCTGGCTCACCGCCAAGCAGATCGAAGCCGCCCGTGTTGCCATGACACGTTACCTCAAGCGTGAAGGCCAGGTGTGGATCCGCGTATTCCCCGATAAACCCATTACCCGTAAGCCTGCAGAGGTACGTATGGGTAAAGGTAAAGGTGCCCCCGAATTCTGGGTGGCTGTGGTAAAACCCGGCTCTGTATTGTTCGAAGCAGAAGGTGTTCCGCTGGAAACCGCTAAAGAAGCCCTGCGCCTTGCCGCACAGAAGCTTCCGGTAACCACCAAGTTCATCGTTCGCGCTGATTACTCACCCGATAACGCCTAA
- the rpsC gene encoding 30S ribosomal protein S3, which translates to MGQKVNPIGLRLGIVRGWDSNWYGGRNYAEKIVEDEKIRAYMKARLSKGSISKIVIERTMKLITVTIHTARPGIIIGKGGKEVDKLKEEIKKLTGKEVQINIFEVKRPELDARLVADSIARQIEGRISFRRAIKMAIASTMRMGAEGIKVKCSGRLAGAEIARVEGYKEGRVPLHTLRADIDYALAEAHTSYGRIGVKVWICKGELYGKIDLSPNANGAQREKRQAPAGGERRDGRRQRRGGARKEGSSNTPASK; encoded by the coding sequence ATGGGACAAAAAGTAAATCCGATCGGTCTGCGCCTGGGTATCGTGCGTGGTTGGGATTCCAACTGGTATGGTGGCCGTAATTATGCCGAGAAAATTGTAGAAGACGAAAAGATCCGCGCCTACATGAAGGCCCGTCTTTCTAAGGGCAGCATCTCCAAAATTGTGATCGAGCGTACCATGAAGCTGATCACCGTTACGATCCACACGGCTCGTCCCGGTATCATCATTGGTAAAGGCGGTAAAGAAGTTGATAAACTCAAGGAAGAGATCAAAAAGCTCACCGGCAAAGAAGTTCAGATCAACATCTTCGAAGTGAAGCGCCCCGAGCTCGATGCTCGTCTGGTGGCCGACAGCATCGCCCGTCAGATCGAAGGCCGTATCTCTTTCCGTCGCGCAATCAAGATGGCTATCGCCTCTACCATGCGCATGGGAGCCGAAGGTATCAAGGTAAAATGTTCAGGCCGCCTTGCCGGTGCAGAAATTGCACGCGTGGAAGGTTACAAAGAAGGCCGCGTTCCCCTGCATACCCTTCGTGCTGATATTGACTATGCTCTTGCTGAAGCACACACCTCTTACGGCCGTATCGGCGTAAAAGTATGGATCTGCAAAGGTGAGCTGTATGGCAAAATCGACCTTTCACCCAACGCCAACGGTGCCCAGCGCGAAAAGCGTCAGGCTCCCGCAGGAGGCGAGCGCCGCGACGGCCGCCGCCAGCGCCGCGGTGGTGCACGCAAAGAAGGCAGCAGCAACACACCGGCCAGCAAATAA
- the rplV gene encoding 50S ribosomal protein L22 — protein MARRKENVAAARKDAMKSTYIARLNNVPTSPRKMRLVADLIRGQEVFKALNILRFTNKEAAGRLEKLLRSAIANYEKKSGSTAQADALFVKTVMVDSATMLKRISAAPQGRAHRIRKRSNHVTLVIDEIKTA, from the coding sequence ATGGCACGCAGAAAAGAAAATGTGGCTGCAGCTCGGAAGGACGCGATGAAAAGCACTTACATCGCCCGTCTGAACAATGTACCCACCTCGCCGCGTAAAATGCGTCTGGTAGCCGACCTGATCCGTGGTCAGGAAGTGTTCAAGGCGCTCAATATTCTCCGCTTCACCAATAAAGAAGCGGCAGGCCGTCTGGAGAAACTTCTCCGCTCGGCAATCGCCAACTACGAAAAGAAATCAGGCAGCACCGCACAGGCTGATGCCCTCTTCGTAAAAACTGTAATGGTTGACAGCGCTACCATGCTCAAGCGTATCTCTGCAGCACCGCAGGGCCGCGCCCACCGCATCCGCAAGCGTTCGAACCACGTAACGCTTGTTATCGACGAAATAAAGACCGCGTAA
- the rpsS gene encoding 30S ribosomal protein S19, which translates to MARSLKKGPYVDLKLEKKIDAMNTSGKKQAIKTWSRRSMITPEFVGHTFAVHNGNKFVPVYVTENMVGHRLGEFSPTRTFRGHAGNKDKKK; encoded by the coding sequence ATGGCACGTTCGCTCAAAAAAGGTCCTTATGTTGACCTTAAACTGGAAAAAAAGATCGACGCGATGAACACGTCGGGCAAGAAACAGGCTATCAAAACCTGGTCGCGCCGCTCGATGATCACGCCCGAGTTTGTTGGTCACACCTTTGCGGTTCATAACGGTAACAAATTCGTTCCCGTGTATGTTACCGAAAACATGGTCGGACATCGTCTTGGTGAATTTTCACCCACACGTACGTTCCGTGGCCATGCCGGCAACAAAGACAAGAAAAAGTAA
- the rplB gene encoding 50S ribosomal protein L2, giving the protein MALKKFRPLTPAQRHRILVTSEGITTGTPEKSLLAPKSKSGGRNNTGKMTMRYIGGGHKQKYRIIDFKRDKQDIPATVKTIEYDPNRSARIALVVYADGEKRYIIAPTGLKVGQTVMSGKNAVPEVGHAMFLSDIPLGTVIHNIEMRPGQGAKIARSAGTYAQLSARDGRFAVLRLPSGETRMVLITCLATIGSVSNADHSLEMHGKAGRNRWLGRRPRNRGVAMNPVDHPMGGGEGRASGGHPRSRSGKPAKGLKTRYPKKSSNKYIIERRKK; this is encoded by the coding sequence ATGGCACTGAAGAAATTTCGTCCGCTCACACCCGCACAGCGTCACCGTATTCTGGTAACCAGCGAAGGCATTACTACCGGTACACCGGAAAAAAGCCTGCTGGCCCCGAAATCGAAATCCGGCGGTCGTAACAACACCGGAAAAATGACGATGCGCTACATCGGTGGCGGTCATAAACAGAAATATCGCATTATCGACTTCAAGCGCGATAAGCAGGATATTCCCGCAACGGTAAAAACGATCGAATACGATCCTAACCGTTCTGCCCGCATTGCCCTCGTGGTATATGCCGACGGCGAAAAGCGTTACATCATTGCCCCGACCGGCCTCAAAGTTGGTCAGACCGTGATGTCAGGCAAAAATGCCGTTCCCGAAGTAGGTCACGCCATGTTCCTGTCGGATATTCCGCTGGGTACCGTGATCCACAACATCGAGATGCGCCCCGGCCAGGGTGCGAAAATTGCCCGCAGTGCAGGTACCTACGCACAGCTCAGCGCCCGTGACGGTCGCTTCGCAGTACTTCGTCTTCCTTCTGGCGAGACACGTATGGTGCTCATTACCTGCCTCGCAACCATTGGCTCGGTATCAAACGCCGATCACAGCCTGGAAATGCACGGCAAAGCTGGTCGCAATCGTTGGCTGGGCCGTCGCCCCCGCAACCGTGGTGTAGCAATGAACCCGGTTGATCACCCGATGGGTGGTGGCGAAGGTCGCGCTTCTGGCGGTCACCCGCGCTCACGCAGCGGCAAACCCGCTAAAGGTCTCAAGACCCGCTACCCGAAAAAGTCCTCCAACAAGTACATCATCGAGCGCCGCAAAAAGTAA
- the rplW gene encoding 50S ribosomal protein L23 has product MSVLIKPIITEKQSQAAEKLNRFGFIVDSKANKLQIKQAVEKMYGVAVESVNTMNYIGKVRQRYTRSGMQVGIANRAKKAVVTLRKGDTIDFYSNL; this is encoded by the coding sequence ATGAGCGTACTCATTAAGCCGATCATCACTGAGAAGCAGTCGCAGGCCGCCGAGAAACTGAACCGATTCGGGTTCATCGTTGACTCGAAGGCGAACAAGCTTCAGATCAAACAGGCCGTTGAAAAGATGTACGGTGTTGCCGTTGAGTCGGTAAACACAATGAACTACATCGGCAAAGTCCGCCAGCGTTACACACGCAGCGGAATGCAAGTCGGTATTGCCAACCGCGCCAAAAAGGCCGTCGTAACGCTCCGCAAAGGTGATACGATTGATTTCTATAGCAATCTCTAA
- the rplD gene encoding 50S ribosomal protein L4 yields MEVTVYNIDGKATSKKVNLSDAVFGIEPNDHAIYLDVKQYLAAQRQGTHKAKERAEIARTTKKLKRQKGTGGARAGSMKSPLFRGGGRAFGPEPRDYSFKLNKKVKALARKSALAYKAKESNITVLEDFNFEAPATKKYAEILNSLKVADKKTLLVLNGTNKNVYLSSRNLTKAKVVTVSELNTYDILNANNVILIESSVNTIENLLNN; encoded by the coding sequence ATGGAAGTCACAGTGTATAACATCGACGGCAAGGCAACGTCGAAAAAGGTGAACCTCTCCGATGCGGTATTCGGCATTGAGCCGAACGACCATGCGATTTATCTCGATGTGAAGCAGTACCTTGCTGCTCAGCGTCAGGGAACGCATAAAGCAAAGGAGCGTGCCGAAATTGCCCGCACCACAAAGAAGCTTAAGCGCCAGAAAGGCACCGGTGGTGCCCGTGCCGGCAGCATGAAATCACCCCTGTTCCGTGGTGGTGGACGTGCTTTCGGACCCGAGCCGCGCGATTACAGCTTCAAACTCAACAAAAAAGTGAAGGCGCTTGCCCGTAAATCGGCGCTTGCTTACAAAGCAAAAGAAAGCAATATCACTGTTTTGGAAGACTTCAACTTCGAAGCTCCTGCCACCAAAAAATACGCGGAGATCCTCAACAGCCTCAAGGTTGCTGACAAAAAAACACTCCTCGTGTTAAACGGCACGAACAAAAACGTATATTTGTCGTCCCGAAATTTGACCAAGGCTAAAGTTGTAACTGTTTCAGAATTAAATACTTACGATATTCTGAACGCAAACAACGTAATCCTGATCGAAAGCTCGGTGAACACAATTGAAAACCTGTTGAACAACTAA
- the rplC gene encoding 50S ribosomal protein L3 — protein MSGLIGKKVGMTSIFGANGKYVPCTVIEVGPCVVTQVKTVEKDGYDALQLAFDEKKEKHTSSAMQGHFKKAGTTPKRKLVEFRSFEEAKNTGDVITVELFQEGELVDVSGISKGKGFQGVMKRHGFGGVGGTTHGQHDRLRAPGSLGNSSDASRVMKGMRMAGRTGGRTVKKQNLEIMKVMPEKNLLVVKGSIPGAKDSYVIIEK, from the coding sequence ATGTCAGGCTTGATAGGTAAAAAAGTAGGTATGACCAGCATCTTTGGTGCCAATGGCAAATATGTGCCATGCACGGTGATCGAAGTTGGTCCTTGCGTAGTAACGCAAGTGAAAACCGTTGAGAAAGACGGTTATGATGCCCTTCAGCTTGCCTTTGACGAAAAGAAAGAGAAGCACACCTCTTCAGCAATGCAGGGTCACTTCAAGAAAGCCGGTACTACTCCCAAGCGCAAGCTTGTAGAGTTCCGTTCTTTCGAAGAGGCCAAAAACACCGGCGATGTAATCACGGTGGAGCTGTTCCAGGAAGGTGAACTCGTTGACGTCAGCGGCATCTCAAAAGGCAAAGGTTTCCAGGGTGTAATGAAGCGTCACGGCTTCGGCGGTGTGGGTGGAACAACCCACGGTCAGCACGACCGTCTCCGCGCTCCTGGTTCACTCGGTAACTCTTCAGACGCATCGCGTGTAATGAAAGGCATGCGCATGGCTGGTCGCACAGGCGGCCGCACGGTGAAGAAGCAGAACCTGGAAATTATGAAAGTAATGCCCGAAAAGAACCTCCTCGTAGTGAAAGGTTCTATCCCCGGCGCTAAAGATTCATACGTAATCATCGAGAAATAA
- the rpsJ gene encoding 30S ribosomal protein S10, producing the protein MSQKIRIKLKSYDYNLVDKSAEKIVKTVKSTGAVVSGPIPLPTHKRIYTVLRSPHVNKKAREQFQLCSYKRLLDIYSSTSKTVDALMKLELPSGVEVEIKVP; encoded by the coding sequence ATGAGCCAGAAAATCCGGATCAAACTGAAGTCGTACGACTACAACCTGGTTGACAAATCGGCCGAGAAGATCGTGAAAACGGTTAAATCAACCGGCGCCGTAGTAAGTGGCCCCATTCCGCTGCCTACTCACAAGCGCATCTACACGGTTCTCCGCTCGCCGCACGTCAACAAGAAAGCGCGCGAACAGTTCCAGCTCTGCAGCTACAAGCGTTTGCTCGACATCTACAGCTCAACTTCAAAAACAGTTGACGCCCTGATGAAGCTCGAACTGCCCAGCGGCGTAGAAGTGGAAATCAAAGTGCCCTAG
- the fusA gene encoding elongation factor G, with protein MSDLRFTRNIGIAAHIDAGKTTTTERILYYTGVNHKIGEVHDGAATMDWMVQEQERGITITSAATSCSWNYRNQKYKINIIDTPGHVDFTVEVNRSLRVLDGLVFLFSAVDGVEPQSETNWRLANNYNVTRLGFVNKMDRAGADFLNVVKQVKEVLGGNPIPLQLPIGAEESFKGVVDLVNFRGIEWNEKDQGMTFNVVPIPADMMDEAMEWREKLLEAIAEFDDKLMEKFFEDPNSISEDEILAALRQACVHNKIVPMLCGSAFKNKGVQTMLDYVMALMPSPLDKDNIKGTNPDTGEELSRRPDVKEPFTALAFKIATDPFVGRLAFFRAYAGRLDAGSYVLNTRSGNKERISRIFQMHANKQNAIDFIEAGDIGAAVGFKDIRTGDTLCAENAPIVLEAMQFPEPVIGLAIEPKTQADLDKLGVALNKLSEEDPTFRVKSDEETGQTIISGMGELHLEIIVDRLRREFKVEVNQGAPQVNYKERINGESEHREVYKKQTGGRGKFADIKVVISPVDADFDATDKNGGLQFINEITGGNIPREFIPAVEKGFRAAMTNGVLAGYPLETLKVRLIDGSYHNVDSDSLSFEICAKTAYREALPSCRPVILEPIMKVEVITPEANMGDVVGDLNKRRGQIEGMDSKAGSQVVKAKVPLSEMFGYVTALRTITSGRATSTMEFSHFAEAPRNISDEVIAKAKGNKAEKV; from the coding sequence ATGAGCGATCTTCGTTTTACCCGTAATATCGGTATTGCCGCCCACATCGACGCCGGCAAAACCACCACCACAGAACGTATTCTGTACTACACCGGTGTAAACCACAAAATTGGTGAAGTACACGACGGCGCCGCTACCATGGACTGGATGGTTCAGGAGCAGGAGCGCGGTATCACCATTACCTCTGCGGCTACTTCTTGCTCGTGGAACTACCGCAATCAGAAGTACAAAATCAATATCATCGATACTCCGGGTCACGTTGACTTTACCGTTGAGGTAAACCGTTCACTGCGTGTTCTCGATGGTCTGGTGTTCCTGTTCTCGGCTGTTGACGGTGTTGAGCCCCAGTCTGAAACCAACTGGCGCCTGGCCAACAACTATAACGTTACCCGCCTCGGCTTCGTTAACAAAATGGACCGCGCCGGCGCCGACTTCCTCAACGTAGTGAAGCAGGTAAAAGAAGTTCTCGGTGGCAATCCCATTCCGCTGCAGCTCCCCATCGGTGCTGAAGAAAGCTTTAAAGGTGTGGTTGACCTCGTTAACTTCCGCGGTATCGAGTGGAACGAGAAAGATCAGGGAATGACCTTCAATGTGGTGCCGATTCCGGCCGACATGATGGACGAAGCCATGGAATGGCGCGAAAAACTCCTCGAAGCTATCGCCGAATTCGACGATAAACTCATGGAGAAGTTCTTCGAAGATCCCAACTCAATCTCTGAAGACGAAATTCTGGCCGCACTCCGTCAGGCCTGCGTACATAACAAAATCGTTCCCATGTTGTGTGGTTCTGCCTTCAAAAACAAAGGCGTTCAGACCATGCTCGACTACGTGATGGCGCTCATGCCTTCGCCGCTCGATAAAGACAATATCAAAGGAACCAATCCCGATACCGGCGAAGAACTTTCACGTCGTCCCGATGTAAAAGAACCCTTCACCGCCCTCGCTTTCAAAATTGCTACCGATCCGTTCGTTGGTCGTCTCGCTTTCTTCCGTGCATACGCTGGTCGTCTCGACGCCGGTTCTTATGTACTGAACACCCGCAGCGGCAACAAAGAACGGATTTCGCGTATCTTCCAGATGCACGCCAACAAACAGAACGCCATCGACTTCATCGAGGCGGGCGATATTGGCGCTGCGGTTGGATTTAAAGATATCCGCACCGGCGATACGCTCTGTGCTGAAAATGCTCCGATCGTACTCGAAGCCATGCAATTCCCCGAGCCGGTTATTGGTCTCGCCATCGAGCCCAAAACACAGGCCGACCTCGATAAACTCGGTGTTGCACTCAACAAACTTTCTGAAGAGGATCCCACCTTCCGTGTGAAGAGCGACGAAGAAACCGGCCAGACCATCATCAGCGGTATGGGCGAGCTTCACCTCGAAATTATCGTGGATCGTCTCCGTCGTGAGTTCAAAGTAGAAGTAAACCAGGGCGCTCCCCAGGTAAACTACAAAGAACGCATCAACGGCGAATCTGAGCACCGCGAAGTATATAAGAAACAAACCGGTGGCCGTGGTAAGTTTGCCGACATCAAAGTAGTAATCAGCCCGGTTGATGCCGACTTTGATGCTACCGACAAAAACGGCGGTCTCCAGTTCATCAACGAAATTACCGGCGGTAACATTCCCCGCGAATTTATCCCGGCAGTGGAAAAAGGTTTCCGCGCTGCAATGACCAATGGCGTTCTCGCCGGTTATCCGCTCGAAACACTCAAAGTTCGTCTGATCGACGGTTCTTACCACAACGTTGACTCTGACTCACTGTCATTCGAAATCTGCGCCAAAACCGCTTACCGTGAGGCGCTGCCCTCATGCCGCCCGGTAATTCTGGAGCCGATCATGAAAGTAGAAGTTATTACCCCCGAAGCCAACATGGGTGATGTGGTAGGTGACCTTAACAAGCGTCGCGGCCAGATCGAGGGTATGGACTCTAAGGCAGGTTCACAGGTAGTGAAAGCCAAAGTTCCCCTGTCGGAAATGTTTGGTTATGTAACCGCCCTGCGTACCATTACCTCAGGCCGTGCTACTTCTACCATGGAATTCTCGCACTTTGCCGAAGCTCCCCGGAATATTTCCGATGAAGTAATTGCCAAGGCAAAAGGCAACAAAGCTGAAAAAGTATAA